A part of Salmo salar chromosome ssa18, Ssal_v3.1, whole genome shotgun sequence genomic DNA contains:
- the LOC106577225 gene encoding neurofilament light polypeptide-like gives MNEKELLHGLNDRFAGFIEKVRQLEHQNELFEREIEEIKLKAKSPASLAQEHELELMDLRNLVHDITLQKRQIEIEHQNLEEDLLTLRDKYEQEARDRSDAENGILVLKKDANDAYLAKLQLDKKAQSLVDEIHFLKKNHEDEISEMVAQIQEAQVTVKVHDFGKPDITTALRDIRVQLEGHSNIQQAEEGFLQFAKLTKAAESNREALKATQQEIQENRRRLQGKTIELECGKGIREALEKQLQDLEERHYAEMIHYQDTIRQLENEVTNAKLDMSGYLREYQDLLNVKMALDVEILSYRKLLEGEESRLYTISDTHISMPCIYRQSPVYTLPYLARQGGPTRRSEPQYKFVEEIITETTRDMEMSEIEETGSEETDGGEGDELRQKQGEESDKAERRSGEEVDEEKEKNRGKVDVEVDDPEEEGEQEEESKRQQMVTSAEVEVNGDGVSPSEGENGEEEDDEREEEKGGEPDAIKKTEDIDRGENTQSEVKSAEATSEGEKEKLDKTGKLDSEIKETLEKDDTPKHDESQPEVPMNGDISKEPKKVSERKKQSPLKEKKEVDLKEESAPTEQQQDSPKGSPIKERKKVDLTEQSAPTLEQKPDQKEHRESDQPQEAESAVTIQEEDLPEPTEKDMESPDITAELKSSSTKEPVEQVKSPDDSGVKTTQDEKTIGGKMPDRILSTTSECKEEPVQKTPKKEVGPTEPEVTSKDDSVKTVVQNEYNVSEKVTKDVSMGEEKVKESETSPKPHPNVTPKDETSTKPDQTVTPKEETSPQQEPTVTPKEETSPKPEPTVTPKEETSPKPNPTVAPKEETSPKPELAVTPKEETSPKPEPTVTPKVIHVR, from the exons ATGAATGAGAAAGAACTGCTCCATGGGCTGAATGACCGTTTCGCCGGATTCATAGAGAAGGTGCGTCAATTGGAGCATCAAAATGAATTGTTTGAGAGGGAAATCGAGGAAATCAAACTAAAGGCAAAGTCCCCTGCGTCTCTGGCCCAGGAGCACGAGCTGGAACTTATGGACCTGAGGAACCTAGTTCATGACATCACCCTTCAGAAGCGTCAAATCGAAATAGAGCATCAGAACCTGGAGGAAGATCTCCTCACCTTGAGAGACAAGTACGAGCAGGAGGCACGTGACCGCTCGGATGCAGAGAACGGCATCCTTGTGCTGAAAAAGGACGCCAACGATGCATACCTCGCCAAACTTCAGTTGGACAAGAAAGCGCAGTCTCTGGTGGACGAGATCCACTTCCTGAAGAAGAACCATGAGGACGAGATATCAGAAATGGTGGCCCAGATCCAAGAGGCTCAAGTAACGGTCAAGGTGCATGACTTTGGCAAACCTGACATCACTACAGCTCTCCGGGACATCCGTGTGCAGTTAGAAGGTCACTCCAACATTCAGCAGGCCGAGGAGGGCTTCCTCCAGTTCGCAAAGTTAACCAAAGCggcagagagcaacagagaggcgTTGAAGGCGACCCAGCAGGAGATCCAGGAGAATAGAAGGCGCCTGCAGGGGAAAACAATTGAACTGGAATGTGGGAAAGGAATCAGAGAGGCCCTGGAAAAACAACTACAAGACCTGGAGGAGCGTCACTATGCGGAAATGATTCATTACCAG GACACTATCAGGCAGCTGGAGAATGAGGTGACCAATGCTAAACTAGACATGTCTGGCTACCTGAGAGAGTACCAGGACCTGCTGAATGTCAAAATGGCTTTGGATGTGGAGATCCTCTCTTACAG GAAACTCCTGGAGGGTGAGGAGTCCCGTCTGTACACCATCTCTGACACCCACATCTCAATGCCCTGCATCTACCGCCAGTCCCCCGTCTACACCCTGCCTTACCTGGCCCGGCAGGGAGGGCCCACACGCAGGTCTGAGCCCCAGTACAAGTTTGTTGAGGAGATCATTACTGAGACCACCAGAGACATGGAGATGTCCGAGATCGAGGAGACAGGCTCCGAGGAGACGgacgggggagagggagacgagtTGAGACAGAAGCAGGGAGAAGAGAGTGACAAAGCTGAGAGGAGGAGTGGggaagaggtggatgaggagaaagagaaaaatagaGGTAAAGTGGATGTTGAAGTGGACGACCCAGAGGAAGAGGGTGAACAGGAGGAAGAGTCTAAGAGACAGCAGATGGTAACATCAGCAGAGGTCGAGGTAAATGGAGATGGAGTTAGCCCAAGCGAGGGAGAaaatggagaggaggaagatgatgaaagagaggaggaaaaggggggTGAGCCAGATGCAATCAAAAAGACAGAGGACATTGACAGAGGTGAAAATACACAAAGTGAAGTCAAATCAGCTGAGGCCAccagtgagggagagaaggaaaaaCTGGACAAAACAGGGAAGCTAGACAGCGAGATAAAGGAGACATTAGAAAAAGATGACACCCCTAAACATGACGAATCCCAACCAGAGGTTCCCATGAATGGTGACATCTCCAAAGAACCCAAAAAGGTgtcagagagaaaaaaacaaagcCCTTTAAAAGAGAAGAAGGAGGTAGATCTGAAAGAGGAGAGTGCCCCAACTGAGCAACAACAAGATAGCCCAAAAGGAAGTCCCAtcaaagagagaaaaaaggtAGATCTGACAGAGCAGAGTGCCCCAACACTGGAGCAGAAACCTGATCAGAAAGAGCACAGAGAGTCAGACCAACCTCAAGAGGCAGAGAGTGCTGTGACAATACAAGAAGAGGATCTCCCTGAGCCCACAGAGAAGGACATGGAATCCCCTGATATCACTGCAGAGCTGAAGAGCAGTTCAACCAAGGAGCCAGTGGAGCAGGTGAAGTCACCTGATGATTCTGGTGTAAAAACAACACAGGATGAGAAAACTATAGGAGGTAAAATGCCAGACAGAATTCTCAGCACAACAAGTGAGTGTAAGGAAGAGCCTGTGCAAAAGACTCCTAAAAAGGAGGTGGGTCCGACAGAACCAGAAGTGACCAGCAAGGATGATAGTGTAAAAACGGTTGTGCAGAATGAATATAATGTCAGTGAAAAGGTCACAAAAGATGTCTCAATGGGTGAGGAAAAAGTGAAAGAATCTGAGACATCCCCTAAACCGCACCCCAATGTGACTCCTAAAGACGAAACATCCACAAAACCGGACCAAACTGTCACCCCTAAAGAGGAGACATCCCCACAACAGGAGCCAACCGTAACCCCAAAAGAGGAGACATCCCCTAAACCGGAACCCACTGTCACCCCGAAAGAAGAAACATCCCCTAAACCGAACCCCACTGTCGCCCCTAAAGAGGAGACATCCCCTAAACCAGAACTAGCAGTCACCCCTAAAGAAGAAACTTCCCCAAAACCAGAGCCAACCGTCACCCCTAAA GTTATCCATGTGAGGTAG